The following proteins come from a genomic window of Macaca thibetana thibetana isolate TM-01 chromosome 15, ASM2454274v1, whole genome shotgun sequence:
- the MSANTD3 gene encoding myb/SANT-like DNA-binding domain-containing protein 3: MQNNEIIKPAKYFSELEKSILLALVEKYKYVLECKKSDARTIALKQRTWQALAHEYNSQPSVSLRDFKQLKKCWENIKARTKKIMAHERREKVKRSVSPLLSTHVLGKEKIASMLPEQLYFLQSPPEEEPEYHPDASAQESFAVSNRELCDDEKEFIHFPVCEGTSQPEPSCSAVRITANKNYRSKTSQEGALKKMHEEEHHQQMSILQLQLIQMNEVHVAKIQQIERECEMAEEEHRIKMEVLNKKKMYWERKLQTFTKEWPVSSFNRPFPNSP, from the exons ATGCAAAACAACGAAATTATAAAGCCTGCCAAATACTTCTCAGAATTGGAAAAGAGCATCCTGCTGGCTTTAGTAGAAAAGTATAAATATGTGCTGGAATGTAAGAAAAGCGATGCGCGAACTATTGCCCTTAAGCAGCGTACCTGGCAGGCGCTGGCCCACGAATACAACTCTCAGCCCAGCGTGTCCCTGCGGGATTTCAAACAGCTGAAGAAGTGCTGGGAGAACATCAAGGCTCGGACCAAAAAAATTATGGCCcatgaaaggagagagaaagtgaaacGGAGCGTCAGCCCTCTCCTGAGTACCCACGTCCTAGGGAAGGAGAAGATCGCCAGCATGCTGCCAGAGCAGCTCTACTTCCTGCAGAGCCCCCCGGAGGAGGAGCCCGAATACCACCCCGACGCCTCGGCCCAAG AATCATTTGCTGTTTCAAATAGAGAACTGTGCGATGATGAGAAAGAGTTCATACATTTTCCAGTATGTGAGGGGACCTCTCAACCTGAACCCTCGTGTTCAGCTGTCAGAATAACAGCCAATAAAAACTACAGGAGCAAAACCTCTCAGGAAGGTGCTTTAAAAAAGATGCATGAGGAAGAACACCATCAACAAATGTCCATCTTACAACTGCAACTGATACAAATGAATGAGGTGCATGTGGCCAAAATCCAGCAGATAGAGCGAGAGTGTGAGATGGCAGAGGAGGAACACAGGATAAAAATGGAAGTTCTCAATAAAAAGAAGATGTATTgggaaagaaaactacaaactttTACCAAGGAAtggcctgtttcctcatttaacCGGCCCTTTCCCAATTCGCCCTAA